Proteins encoded within one genomic window of Companilactobacillus zhachilii:
- a CDS encoding AI-2E family transporter: MELTQKNIFKYGSIVVLVLALMVYPVQIYNIFLNLLGIIMPLILGGVLAYALNILVVRLENHFFPNTKMKWLQNSRRGIVILITLIIVILVMTGVFRLVLPQFISALTDFFKSIPAFVTDISNFAEKINSHSEISDQLDTINVNWSSVQAKVMKFLTSGASGLFGSTFKIVTGVAKGLFNFILAFTFAIYILATKEKLTAQVKKAGRAFIKEKHRQKIQYVFDITNKMFSSFIVGQVTEAIILGTLCALGMLLFKFPYALPVGAFVGITSLVPIFGAWAGGAVGFLLIAVDSPLQAVLFVIFIIVLQQLESNLIYPRVVGTSIGLPGIWVLAAITVGGGLGGIVGMLLGVPVAATIYQLFKNEANRRLENQPKV; this comes from the coding sequence ATGGAATTAACACAAAAGAACATCTTTAAGTACGGTTCGATTGTTGTACTGGTATTGGCTTTAATGGTTTATCCGGTTCAAATTTATAATATTTTTTTGAACCTACTCGGAATTATTATGCCGCTGATTTTGGGTGGTGTTTTAGCCTATGCTTTAAACATTTTAGTTGTTAGGTTAGAAAATCATTTTTTTCCTAATACTAAAATGAAATGGCTACAAAATAGTCGACGTGGGATTGTTATTTTGATTACTTTGATTATTGTTATTTTAGTCATGACGGGTGTATTTCGTTTGGTTTTACCACAGTTTATTAGTGCTTTGACTGACTTTTTTAAATCAATACCAGCTTTCGTTACTGATATTTCTAACTTTGCTGAAAAGATAAATAGTCATTCAGAGATATCTGATCAACTGGATACTATCAATGTAAATTGGTCTTCTGTACAAGCTAAAGTAATGAAATTTTTGACATCCGGTGCCAGTGGTCTCTTTGGATCGACGTTTAAAATTGTTACTGGCGTAGCTAAAGGGCTATTCAATTTTATTTTGGCGTTCACTTTTGCTATTTATATTTTAGCAACTAAGGAGAAATTGACGGCGCAAGTGAAGAAGGCTGGTCGTGCCTTTATTAAAGAAAAGCATCGTCAAAAAATTCAATATGTTTTTGATATAACTAATAAAATGTTCAGTAGCTTTATCGTTGGTCAAGTAACTGAAGCAATTATTTTGGGAACGTTGTGTGCGTTGGGGATGTTGCTCTTTAAGTTCCCATATGCTTTACCAGTAGGTGCTTTTGTAGGAATTACTTCATTAGTTCCCATTTTTGGTGCCTGGGCTGGTGGGGCTGTTGGTTTCTTATTGATTGCAGTAGATTCACCCTTACAGGCGGTGTTGTTCGTTATATTCATTATCGTTTTACAACAGTTAGAAAGTAATCTGATCTATCCACGAGTTGTTGGAACATCAATTGGCTTACCAGGTATTTGGGTGCTAGCGGCCATTACTGTTGGTGGCGGACTCGGTGGTATCGTCGGGATGCTGTTAGGTGTACCAGTTGCGGCAACAATTTATCAATTGTTTAAGAATGAAGCAAATCGGCGTTTGGAAAATCAACCTAAGGTATAA
- a CDS encoding helix-turn-helix domain-containing protein, with product MDIQTFIDKRKELGLSQKELSNGICTQATLSKFENNGKIPSLKILIQLCNRLGLSLDSIIGVTDGKSQRVIKQMNQAEFNLIIQEYDDSWGIIKAIDPKDLEGDRDALMQYYYLKGYLNVLDDGDLFDAVFDFNRILSELDIHGETIFTFLSFVGMGMVYAKQGDNSKSEYYFSKVFNDIYTMSIDDVSKIWRYINIIFYCALYYSERNDLETANALLEYGVKVCAENHVTYYIARIYAQLAMNESRVNGNNKKVRGLMNKALVFSEFNQNEKEIEVIKRWVASNKV from the coding sequence GTGGATATACAGACGTTTATTGATAAAAGAAAAGAGTTAGGATTATCTCAAAAAGAGTTGAGCAATGGAATTTGTACGCAAGCAACTTTGAGTAAATTTGAAAATAACGGAAAGATACCATCACTAAAGATTCTAATTCAATTATGTAATCGTTTAGGGTTGTCTTTGGACAGCATAATAGGTGTTACTGACGGTAAGAGCCAAAGGGTCATCAAACAGATGAACCAGGCTGAATTTAACCTAATAATTCAAGAATATGATGATTCATGGGGTATTATCAAAGCAATCGATCCCAAAGATCTCGAAGGAGACCGTGATGCTTTGATGCAATACTATTACTTGAAAGGTTACTTGAATGTCTTAGATGACGGTGATCTTTTCGATGCAGTGTTTGATTTTAATCGTATCTTATCGGAATTGGATATACATGGTGAGACAATATTTACTTTCTTATCATTTGTAGGTATGGGTATGGTCTATGCTAAGCAAGGTGATAATAGTAAGAGCGAGTATTATTTCAGCAAAGTTTTCAATGATATTTATACGATGTCGATTGATGATGTTTCAAAAATTTGGCGTTATATCAATATTATTTTCTACTGTGCGTTATATTATTCCGAACGTAACGACTTAGAAACTGCTAATGCTTTGTTAGAGTATGGTGTAAAAGTTTGTGCCGAGAACCATGTGACATATTATATTGCACGGATTTATGCTCAATTGGCAATGAATGAGAGCCGAGTTAATGGCAATAATAAGAAGGTACGTGGCTTGATGAATAAGGCTTTAGTCTTTTCAGAGTTTAATCAAAATGAAAAAGAGATTGAGGTTATTAAGCGTTGGGTGGCTAGCAATAAGGTTTAA
- a CDS encoding glycine betaine ABC transporter substrate-binding protein has product MKKQKFIKLFLLALLIIPIISACSSQTASYNSKEKLGPQINYTITGIDAGAGIMSSTQKALKSYGLASDNWQLQTSSTAAMTSTLDKAIKDKRPIVVTGWQPHWMFTKYPIKFLKDPKNVYGKAEHINTVVRKGLKTDMPEAYTILDRFHWTPAQMSQVMLKVNNGADPQKAAKQWIKANPKLVNEWTKGVKKVHGKTLKMTYVSWDSEIASTNVIAQVLRNQGYKVTIQAMEIQPVWASIATGAADAQVSAWLPKTSGLFYKDYKGRFDDLGPNLEGAKVGLAVPKYMTNINSVEDLKNK; this is encoded by the coding sequence TTGAAGAAACAAAAGTTTATTAAACTTTTCTTACTAGCTTTACTAATTATCCCAATTATTTCTGCCTGCAGCTCCCAAACTGCTTCTTACAACAGTAAAGAAAAATTGGGACCACAGATCAACTATACAATTACTGGTATCGATGCTGGTGCCGGAATCATGTCTTCAACTCAAAAAGCTTTGAAATCATATGGTTTAGCTAGTGATAATTGGCAATTACAAACCAGTTCAACCGCTGCTATGACTAGTACTTTGGATAAAGCCATTAAAGACAAACGACCAATCGTTGTTACTGGTTGGCAACCACATTGGATGTTTACTAAATATCCAATTAAGTTTTTGAAGGATCCTAAAAATGTCTATGGTAAAGCAGAACATATCAATACCGTTGTTCGTAAGGGCTTGAAGACTGATATGCCGGAAGCCTACACAATTTTGGATCGTTTCCATTGGACTCCAGCACAAATGTCACAAGTTATGTTGAAGGTTAATAATGGCGCTGATCCCCAAAAAGCTGCTAAGCAATGGATCAAGGCTAATCCCAAGTTAGTTAATGAATGGACTAAGGGTGTTAAGAAAGTCCATGGTAAAACATTAAAGATGACTTATGTTTCATGGGATTCTGAAATTGCTTCAACGAATGTGATTGCTCAAGTCTTGAGAAATCAAGGTTACAAAGTAACTATTCAAGCAATGGAAATTCAACCTGTTTGGGCTTCAATTGCAACTGGTGCCGCTGATGCACAAGTCAGTGCTTGGCTGCCTAAAACATCAGGTCTCTTTTATAAAGACTATAAAGGTAGATTCGATGACTTAGGACCAAACTTAGAAGGTGCTAAAGTTGGACTTGCTGTGCCAAAATATATGACAAATATTAATTCCGTTGAGGATTTAAAGAATAAATAA
- a CDS encoding ABC transporter permease: protein MNSLIFSSIPQLPLAHWIDNFVDWLVQFTGFFNAVTNFIGSINNAFQWVFDLIPIWLFIVLVLALTYYVNRDQQNWGLLIFEFLGLLMIWNLDFWRDMTQTLTLVLTASLIALVIGIPLGILMAKSHTAEIILKPILDFMQTMPAFVYLIPAVALFGIGMVPGIVASVIFAMPPTVRMTNMGIREVPDELIEAADSFGSTEWQKLFKVELPIAKTSLMAGVNQSMMLSLSMVVIASMIGAMGLGTKVYFAVGRNDAGNGFAAGLAIVILAIILDRLTQSLTRSHRKH, encoded by the coding sequence TTGAATAGTTTAATTTTTAGTAGTATTCCACAACTTCCATTAGCTCACTGGATCGACAATTTCGTCGACTGGTTAGTTCAATTTACAGGATTTTTCAATGCAGTTACTAATTTTATTGGATCAATCAACAATGCCTTTCAATGGGTCTTTGATTTAATTCCAATTTGGTTATTTATTGTTTTAGTTTTAGCTTTAACTTATTATGTCAATCGTGATCAACAAAACTGGGGCTTATTGATTTTCGAGTTCCTTGGTTTATTGATGATTTGGAACTTAGATTTTTGGCGTGATATGACACAAACATTAACACTTGTTTTAACAGCTAGTTTGATTGCGTTAGTTATCGGGATTCCACTTGGTATTTTGATGGCTAAGAGTCATACAGCTGAGATTATCTTGAAGCCAATCTTGGACTTCATGCAGACAATGCCAGCTTTCGTTTACTTGATTCCAGCCGTTGCTTTGTTTGGTATCGGTATGGTTCCTGGTATCGTAGCATCAGTTATTTTCGCTATGCCTCCAACAGTTAGAATGACTAACATGGGTATTCGTGAAGTACCTGATGAATTAATTGAAGCTGCTGATTCATTTGGTTCAACTGAATGGCAAAAGTTATTTAAAGTTGAATTACCAATTGCCAAAACTAGTTTGATGGCCGGTGTCAACCAAAGTATGATGCTTTCATTATCAATGGTTGTTATCGCCTCAATGATTGGTGCTATGGGCTTGGGAACAAAAGTTTACTTCGCTGTTGGTCGAAATGATGCTGGTAATGGTTTCGCCGCTGGTTTAGCTATTGTTATCTTGGCTATCATTTTGGATCGTTTAACACAATCATTAACTAGATCACACAGAAAACATTAG
- a CDS encoding quaternary amine ABC transporter ATP-binding protein — MSTQESTKLEVKNLTKIFGKHLNKAKELSRQGKDKAEILKETGATLGVDNANFKIYDGEIFVIMGLSGSGKSTLVRMINRLIEPTEGEVLIDGENLMKIDKKELREVRRKKMSMVFQNFGLLPNRTVLENTEYGLEIQGVDKEAREQKAKEALETVGITGYNDEYPDQLSGGMQQRVGLARALANDPEILLMDEAFSALDPLNRTDMQDQLLDIQERLHKTIVFISHDLNEALKIGDRIMIMKDAKVIQTGTPEDILTHPANEYVEEFIENVDRSKVLTASNVMIRPTIVNIEKAGPRLALKMMKDTEVSTAYVVDNRRNLLGIVDANDVIKLVREKNGDLTSIVQTKVPTTTEDTPISDLMDDISQTGIPFAVINDKKQLMGIIVRGAVLGALAGNEVSDFE, encoded by the coding sequence ATGAGTACTCAAGAAAGTACAAAACTAGAAGTCAAAAACTTAACTAAAATATTTGGTAAGCATCTTAATAAAGCCAAAGAGTTAAGCCGTCAAGGAAAAGATAAAGCAGAAATACTAAAGGAAACAGGTGCCACATTAGGTGTCGATAACGCCAACTTTAAGATTTATGATGGTGAGATTTTCGTTATCATGGGTCTATCTGGTAGTGGTAAGTCAACTTTAGTTAGAATGATCAACCGTCTGATCGAACCCACAGAGGGTGAAGTTTTGATCGATGGTGAAAACTTAATGAAAATCGACAAAAAGGAACTTCGTGAAGTTCGTCGTAAGAAAATGAGTATGGTTTTCCAAAACTTCGGGTTATTACCTAATCGAACAGTTTTGGAAAATACCGAATATGGTTTGGAAATTCAAGGTGTTGATAAAGAAGCCCGTGAACAAAAAGCCAAAGAAGCGCTAGAAACAGTTGGTATTACTGGTTATAACGATGAGTATCCTGATCAACTATCAGGTGGTATGCAACAACGTGTTGGACTTGCTCGTGCGTTAGCTAATGATCCCGAAATCTTATTAATGGATGAGGCCTTTTCAGCTCTTGACCCATTGAACAGAACTGATATGCAAGATCAGTTGTTGGATATCCAAGAAAGATTACACAAGACAATTGTCTTTATCAGTCATGATTTGAACGAAGCCCTAAAAATCGGTGATCGAATTATGATTATGAAGGATGCTAAGGTAATTCAAACTGGTACTCCAGAAGATATTTTGACTCACCCAGCTAATGAATATGTTGAAGAATTTATTGAAAATGTTGATCGTAGTAAGGTTCTTACTGCAAGTAACGTTATGATTCGTCCAACAATCGTTAATATTGAAAAAGCTGGTCCACGTTTGGCCTTGAAGATGATGAAGGATACTGAAGTTTCAACTGCTTATGTAGTTGATAACCGTCGTAACTTACTCGGTATCGTCGATGCCAATGATGTTATCAAACTAGTTCGAGAAAAGAATGGCGACTTAACATCAATCGTGCAAACTAAGGTTCCAACAACTACTGAAGACACACCTATCTCTGACTTGATGGATGATATTTCACAAACAGGGATTCCATTTGCTGTTATCAATGATAAGAAGCAATTAATGGGTATTATCGTGCGTGGTGCCGTTCTAGGTGCTTTAGCCGGAAATGAGGTGAGCGATTTTGAATAG
- a CDS encoding electron transfer flavoprotein subunit alpha/FixB family protein yields MVLIKENWVFVETDLQKINPVTYQLITKMKQISHDPVVAVLIEKTDANLETELAEYGPDKILLIKDDQLVDGDDLELTDALNKLIQKQGTPNTFIFPATVVGRSVAPRLQARLRTGLTADCLDLKFEGDLLIQTKPSYGDNIMCEITIPNHHPQMATARPNVFAAEKQTNPDLKVEEISQLDWEKDSKLEIKSQVLPPKTSDDITQAKRIVALGRGDKTDAGITVANKLAQKLHATVGVTRPLTDLDQYTINEQIGQSGQTVAPELLVNLGVSGAVQYTAGIANAKVVVSANTDENAQIFKYSDYYFVGNALEFSRALEAIL; encoded by the coding sequence ATGGTATTGATTAAAGAAAATTGGGTTTTCGTAGAAACAGATTTGCAAAAAATTAATCCAGTTACTTATCAATTGATTACGAAGATGAAACAGATCAGTCATGATCCCGTTGTTGCCGTTTTGATTGAGAAGACTGATGCTAACTTAGAAACAGAATTGGCTGAATATGGTCCAGATAAAATCCTTCTCATTAAAGATGACCAATTGGTAGATGGGGATGACCTTGAATTGACCGATGCTTTAAATAAGTTGATTCAAAAACAAGGCACACCAAATACCTTTATTTTCCCAGCAACGGTTGTGGGACGTTCTGTTGCCCCAAGACTTCAAGCACGTTTGAGAACTGGCTTAACCGCTGATTGCTTGGATTTGAAGTTTGAGGGCGATTTATTGATTCAAACTAAACCATCGTATGGTGACAATATTATGTGTGAAATCACGATTCCTAATCACCATCCACAAATGGCAACTGCCAGACCAAATGTTTTTGCGGCTGAGAAGCAAACAAATCCTGACCTTAAAGTAGAAGAAATTAGTCAACTTGATTGGGAAAAAGATAGTAAACTAGAAATTAAGAGCCAAGTTTTACCTCCAAAGACAAGTGATGATATTACGCAAGCTAAGAGAATTGTTGCGTTGGGACGTGGTGATAAAACTGATGCTGGAATCACCGTCGCTAATAAATTAGCACAAAAATTACACGCCACAGTTGGTGTAACTCGTCCGTTAACTGACCTAGATCAATACACAATTAATGAACAAATTGGTCAAAGTGGTCAAACAGTTGCACCTGAGCTATTAGTGAACTTAGGTGTTTCTGGTGCTGTGCAATATACAGCCGGAATTGCTAATGCCAAAGTTGTCGTTTCAGCTAATACTGACGAGAATGCGCAAATCTTCAAGTATTCTGATTATTATTTTGTTGGAAATGCTTTAGAGTTTTCACGCGCACTTGAAGCAATTTTGTAG
- a CDS encoding electron transfer flavoprotein subunit beta/FixA family protein, producing the protein MKIVVCIKQVPETTNVKIDEKTKNIDRRGLGGVINSYDLHALETALEIKRNVGGEVITLTMGPDDFAVSLRETLALGADSSVLLSDRAFAGADTLATGYVLGKAIKKIGDVDLVILGQQSVDADTGQVGPIMAELLQVPQVTYANEVTAQDNKLVIKRNLDNVAQEITAQLPLLLTVTDTINQPKYTNVVEITKSFAKPITTWHASDLQLDSERVGQAGSPTIVRSISSPEKTAKVGHKLADDPMEAAKELVTALKKQNMLAEED; encoded by the coding sequence ATGAAAATAGTTGTTTGTATTAAGCAAGTACCAGAAACTACGAATGTCAAAATTGATGAAAAAACGAAAAATATCGATCGTCGTGGTCTAGGTGGCGTAATAAATTCATATGACCTTCACGCTTTAGAGACCGCTTTAGAAATCAAACGAAATGTTGGTGGAGAAGTAATTACTTTAACTATGGGACCTGATGATTTTGCTGTGTCATTACGTGAAACTTTAGCTTTGGGTGCTGATAGTTCAGTTCTTTTATCTGACCGTGCCTTTGCTGGAGCCGATACTTTGGCCACTGGTTACGTCTTGGGTAAAGCCATTAAAAAGATTGGTGATGTCGATTTAGTTATTTTAGGACAACAATCAGTTGATGCCGATACGGGACAAGTGGGACCAATTATGGCCGAGCTATTGCAGGTACCACAAGTCACATATGCTAATGAAGTAACTGCTCAAGATAATAAATTAGTGATCAAACGTAATTTAGATAATGTTGCTCAAGAAATCACAGCTCAATTGCCACTACTATTGACTGTTACAGATACGATCAATCAACCTAAATATACTAATGTCGTTGAAATTACCAAGAGCTTTGCTAAACCAATCACAACTTGGCATGCTAGTGATTTACAACTAGATAGTGAGCGTGTTGGGCAAGCCGGTTCACCAACGATTGTTCGTTCAATTTCATCTCCAGAAAAAACCGCCAAGGTTGGTCATAAGTTGGCCGATGATCCAATGGAGGCAGCTAAAGAATTAGTAACAGCTTTGAAAAAACAAAATATGTTAGCGGAGGAAGATTAG
- a CDS encoding acyl-CoA dehydrogenase family protein: MDQKQTSKEILLRMVKSFTENEVAPYDMEIDHTRSYVNDLLNKIKQYDFLSTMLPEEYGGAGFDGETTAAMINEIARGNASLGVTLEGHFKSVDQIVKYGNQALKDEYLPQAKSRIIAFSMTEPSGGSNPLGITSHAEKKGDKWIINGDKIMITNGGLAEIYCVLVKTAPEELSFFVVDKDMEGFEYGKQENFLGLTGVPVGEIVMNNIEVDENHLLGKVGMGKEIGDSAHNDARVLMGAVLTGIMEHELDIVTDYATHRKAIDTPIIQMQGIQRKVADIAVAKETTKLLYQKAAWLKDHGQDYEEEAAMAKAYGSRSAVKSGDDALQILGGYGYSLDYPVEHLIRDARAMEIAEGTVEKMRTAIALIEAKNRA; encoded by the coding sequence ATGGATCAAAAACAAACAAGTAAAGAAATCCTTTTAAGAATGGTCAAGTCGTTTACTGAAAATGAAGTGGCTCCGTATGATATGGAAATTGATCATACGCGTTCTTATGTCAATGATCTCTTGAACAAGATCAAGCAATATGATTTTCTAAGTACAATGTTGCCTGAAGAGTACGGTGGAGCTGGATTTGATGGTGAAACTACTGCTGCAATGATCAATGAAATCGCGCGTGGTAATGCTAGTTTAGGTGTTACTCTTGAAGGTCACTTCAAATCGGTTGATCAGATTGTGAAGTATGGTAATCAAGCTTTAAAAGATGAGTATCTTCCACAAGCTAAATCACGAATCATAGCTTTTTCTATGACTGAACCAAGTGGAGGTTCCAATCCTTTAGGAATAACCTCACATGCTGAAAAGAAGGGCGATAAGTGGATCATCAATGGTGATAAAATCATGATCACTAATGGTGGATTGGCTGAAATATATTGTGTCTTAGTGAAGACTGCTCCGGAAGAATTATCATTCTTTGTCGTTGATAAAGATATGGAAGGTTTCGAATATGGTAAACAAGAAAACTTCCTTGGCTTGACAGGTGTACCCGTTGGCGAAATCGTCATGAATAATATAGAAGTTGATGAAAATCATCTCTTAGGTAAAGTTGGTATGGGAAAGGAAATTGGTGATAGCGCCCATAATGATGCTCGTGTGCTCATGGGAGCAGTTTTGACCGGAATTATGGAACATGAATTAGATATTGTCACTGATTATGCAACTCATCGTAAGGCAATCGATACGCCGATTATTCAGATGCAAGGTATTCAAAGAAAAGTAGCTGATATTGCTGTTGCCAAAGAAACAACCAAATTGCTTTATCAAAAAGCTGCTTGGTTAAAAGATCATGGTCAAGATTATGAAGAAGAAGCTGCTATGGCTAAGGCTTATGGAAGTCGTAGTGCGGTTAAATCTGGAGATGATGCCTTACAGATTTTAGGTGGCTATGGATACAGTCTTGATTATCCAGTTGAACATTTAATTAGAGATGCTAGAGCTATGGAAATAGCTGAAGGAACCGTAGAAAAGATGCGGACAGCCATTGCACTCATTGAAGCAAAGAATCGGGCCTAG
- the dltD gene encoding D-alanyl-lipoteichoic acid biosynthesis protein DltD, whose amino-acid sequence MKKKLWMIFGPVIVAIAALLILLWAPINFKTVTPQKVRQAATSLDVRVLKGESVKNAAEKENYIPIIGSSELSRMDPFHPSSMAQKYHWKNKPFLQGNPGTASLTQAMNVGGMTNLKGNKAVFIISPQWFTKSGVPSDAFKYFLSPLQLTGFILNSSNGDKAMNKYIANRMLDLDVDKGPIEDGALKRISEGKEITSFQRFYIKNFARSSLQSQDDLFGSISMNDHEKAIDRAASQLPDKYDYKDLNKLATKLAAKHSSDNDLQIGNSFYKKELKKRIVRYKNAHRHVTYTHSPEYNDFQALLYMFAQNKTEVMFVIQPVNPHWVKYTGMPMSTITNFDTKIKYQLRSQGFNNIVDLSHVKNPNYIAEDTIHMGWRGWLMLDHHLKGFYKDKKANPKDTQYKMDSYFLTDTWANNTKFSNNK is encoded by the coding sequence ATGAAAAAAAAGTTATGGATGATTTTTGGACCTGTTATAGTTGCTATTGCCGCTTTGTTAATCCTTCTCTGGGCTCCAATCAACTTTAAAACCGTTACACCACAAAAAGTTAGACAAGCTGCTACTTCGTTGGATGTTCGGGTCTTAAAAGGTGAAAGCGTTAAGAATGCTGCTGAGAAGGAAAACTATATCCCTATTATTGGTTCATCGGAACTTTCTAGAATGGATCCGTTCCATCCATCTTCCATGGCGCAAAAATATCATTGGAAGAATAAGCCATTTTTGCAAGGTAATCCCGGAACGGCTTCATTGACACAGGCAATGAATGTCGGAGGGATGACTAACTTGAAGGGGAATAAGGCCGTCTTTATCATTTCCCCACAATGGTTTACTAAATCCGGTGTACCATCTGATGCATTTAAATATTTCTTGTCACCATTACAATTGACCGGTTTTATTTTAAATTCAAGCAATGGAGATAAAGCAATGAATAAATACATTGCTAATCGAATGCTTGATTTGGATGTTGATAAAGGACCGATTGAAGATGGTGCTTTGAAACGAATCTCTGAAGGTAAGGAAATTACTAGCTTCCAACGTTTCTATATTAAAAACTTTGCTCGTTCTAGTTTGCAGAGCCAAGATGATTTGTTTGGTTCAATTTCCATGAATGACCATGAAAAAGCAATTGATCGTGCAGCTAGTCAATTACCCGATAAGTATGATTACAAAGATTTAAATAAACTAGCTACTAAATTAGCAGCTAAGCACTCAAGTGATAATGATTTGCAAATCGGAAATTCCTTTTATAAGAAGGAATTGAAAAAGAGAATCGTTAGATATAAGAATGCGCACCGTCATGTAACATATACTCATTCACCTGAATACAATGACTTCCAAGCTTTGTTATATATGTTTGCACAAAACAAGACCGAAGTAATGTTCGTTATCCAACCGGTTAACCCACATTGGGTCAAGTATACTGGGATGCCAATGAGTACGATTACTAACTTTGATACAAAAATCAAATATCAATTAAGATCACAAGGTTTCAACAATATTGTGGACCTATCACATGTTAAGAATCCAAACTATATCGCCGAAGATACTATTCACATGGGTTGGCGTGGTTGGTTGATGCTTGACCATCACCTAAAGGGCTTCTATAAGGATAAGAAAGCAAATCCTAAAGATACTCAATATAAGATGGATAGCTACTTCTTAACTGATACTTGGGCTAACAATACGAAATTTTCAAACAATAAATAA
- the dltC gene encoding D-alanine--poly(phosphoribitol) ligase subunit DltC → MDEIKTKIVDILKDVTGLDDAGQDADQDLFKDGVLDSMATVEVLVNLQDEFDITVPVSEFDRSQWSTVNKIAQQVQELE, encoded by the coding sequence ATGGATGAAATTAAAACAAAGATTGTTGATATTCTAAAAGATGTAACAGGTTTGGATGATGCTGGTCAAGATGCAGATCAAGACTTATTCAAAGACGGTGTTCTAGATTCAATGGCAACTGTAGAAGTTTTAGTTAACTTACAAGACGAGTTTGATATTACGGTCCCAGTTTCAGAATTCGACCGTTCACAATGGTCAACAGTTAACAAAATTGCTCAACAAGTACAAGAATTGGAATAG